GCTGTTCCAGCGCGCTGGCCTGACGGGTCAGCTGATTGACCTGCTGATTAAGCTGATTGATTTCACCGTGCAGCGCCTGATTTTTTGCCGGGGAAGGGGCCGCGCAGCCGTTAAGCAGCGTTGCGGTCAGTAACGGCAGTAGAAAAAGACCCTTTTTCATTTTTCGCTCTCCTTTTAACGCCTTTACTTACAAGCTTAGGTGAAAGCGCACGGGAGGGCGAAAAAGCACGCGACGCGCACAGAAAAATGCGTTGCCAGCCCGCCGAGGCTTTGGTTGTCAGGGGCTTCGCGGTACACTAAGGTTTAATTTCGTGAAGAATCAGGATATGTCATGCATTGCCCATTCTGTTCCGCCGTGGATACCAAAGTGATTGATTCCCGTCTGGTTGGCGAAGGCACGTCCGTGCGCCGTCGTCGTCAATGCCTGGACTGCCATGAGCGTTTTACCACCTTTGAAGTGGCGGAACTGGTGATGCCACGCGTGATTAAAAGCAACGATGTCCGCGAGCCGTTTAATGAAGATAAGCTGCGCAGCGGCATGGTGAAAGCGCTGGAAAAACGGCCGGTCAGCTCGGATGCCGTTGAAAACGCCATTAGTCATATTAAAACTCAGCTGCGCGCCACCGGCGAGCGTGAAATCCCCAGCAAAATGATCGGCAACCTGGTTATGGATGAGCTGAAAAAGCTCGATAAAGTGGCCTATATCCGTTTCGCCTCCGTTTATCGCAGCTTTGAAGATATTCGTGAATTCGGCGAAGAGATCGCCCGTTTACAGGATTAAGCTATGCGCGATGAAGAGTATATGGCGCGTGCGCTTACGCTTGCGCGGCGCGGCCGTTTTACCACTACGCCCAACCCCAATGTCGGCTGTGTGATCGTCCGCGACGGCGTCATCGTCGGCGAAGGCTGGCATCAGCGCGCCGGCGAGCCGCATGCTGAAGTACATGCGTTACGGATGGCGGGCGATCGGGCGCAAGGCGCGACGGCGTACGTTACCTTAGAACCCTGCAGCCATTACGGTCGTACGCCCCCTTGCTGCGAGGCACTGATTGCCGCCGGCGTCAGCCGGGTGGTCGCCGCGATGCAGGACCCGAATCCAGAAGTTGCCGGACGCGGGCTTTACCGCCTGCAGCAGGCAGGCATCGCCGTCAGCCACGGGCTGATGATGGCGGAAGCTGAAGCGCTGAACCGCGGTTTTTTAAAGCGGATGCGCACCGGCTTTCCGTTCGTACAGTTAAAGCTGGGTGCGTCGTTGGATGGCCGCACGGCGATGGCCAGCGGCGAAAGCCAGTGGATAACCTCGCCCGAAGCACGCCACGATGTGCAGCGCCTGCGC
This Mixta hanseatica DNA region includes the following protein-coding sequences:
- the nrdR gene encoding transcriptional regulator NrdR; this encodes MHCPFCSAVDTKVIDSRLVGEGTSVRRRRQCLDCHERFTTFEVAELVMPRVIKSNDVREPFNEDKLRSGMVKALEKRPVSSDAVENAISHIKTQLRATGEREIPSKMIGNLVMDELKKLDKVAYIRFASVYRSFEDIREFGEEIARLQD
- the ribD gene encoding bifunctional diaminohydroxyphosphoribosylaminopyrimidine deaminase/5-amino-6-(5-phosphoribosylamino)uracil reductase RibD, whose protein sequence is MRDEEYMARALTLARRGRFTTTPNPNVGCVIVRDGVIVGEGWHQRAGEPHAEVHALRMAGDRAQGATAYVTLEPCSHYGRTPPCCEALIAAGVSRVVAAMQDPNPEVAGRGLYRLQQAGIAVSHGLMMAEAEALNRGFLKRMRTGFPFVQLKLGASLDGRTAMASGESQWITSPEARHDVQRLRALSSAILSSSATVLADDPALTVRWDELGAATQACYPQQNLRQPVRVIIDSQNRVTPQHRLLHQPGETWLARLQADEQQVWPQAVRQLRVPPRDNRLDLVSLMMMLGKQQINQVWVEAGAQLAGALLEAGVVDELIVYMAPKLLGDSARGLCALPGLSQLRDAPRFSFSDVRQVGSDLRLTLRPV